The Enterobacteriaceae endosymbiont of Neohaemonia nigricornis genome has a segment encoding these proteins:
- the sufC gene encoding Fe-S cluster assembly ATPase SufC — protein MLIIKNLYVNINKKNIIKNLNLHIKPGKIHVIMGPNGSGKSTLSYVLAGHSSYIIPQGQILYKNQDLLNMKPEIRACEGLFVAFQHSPDIPGVTNYIFLYNALNSIRKYKNLKLIDRFIFKDIINNNLKIIGKSKAFIQRFVNVGFSGGEKKINDILQMLVLEPNLCILDEIDSGLDIDALKKVATIINSMRNKKRSFIIITHYQRILNYIKPDYVHILNNNTIIKSGDIGLVSCLEDHGYDNIHR, from the coding sequence ATGTTAATAATAAAAAACTTATACGTTAATATTAATAAAAAAAATATTATAAAAAACTTAAATTTACATATAAAACCAGGTAAAATCCATGTCATTATGGGACCTAATGGTTCAGGTAAAAGTACGTTATCATATGTATTAGCAGGACATTCTTCATATATTATACCACAAGGACAAATTTTATATAAAAATCAAGATTTATTAAATATGAAACCAGAAATAAGAGCTTGTGAAGGATTATTTGTAGCTTTTCAGCATTCACCTGATATACCTGGTGTTACGAATTATATATTTTTATATAACGCATTAAATTCTATACGTAAATATAAAAATCTTAAATTAATAGATAGGTTTATTTTTAAAGATATCATTAACAATAATTTAAAAATTATAGGTAAATCTAAAGCATTTATACAACGCTTTGTTAATGTTGGGTTTTCTGGTGGGGAAAAAAAAATTAATGATATATTACAAATGTTAGTATTAGAACCAAATCTATGTATTTTAGATGAAATTGATTCTGGTTTAGATATTGATGCTTTAAAAAAAGTTGCTACTATTATTAATAGTATGAGAAATAAAAAAAGATCATTTATTATTATTACACATTATCAACGTATTTTAAATTATATTAAACCAGATTATGTACATATATTAAATAATAATACTATTATTAAATCTGGAGATATAGGATTAGTATCTTGTTTAGAGGATCATGGATATGATAACATACATAGATAA
- the sufB gene encoding Fe-S cluster assembly protein SufB — MKNNIFNKDQKYYIKPKYKEGFITKLKNEQLISGINLNIIHNISNIRKEPKWMLDFRLKGYKSWSNSIEPHWLNGYFKNLNYQNYIYYSAPFYEESHNIKDKYFTHEVKQTFDKLNIPVNSNKNIAVDAIFDSVSVITTHQKMLLKKGIIFCSLNDAIKNYPILVKKYLGSVVPANDNFFAALNAAVASDGTFIYIPKNTHCPIELSTYFRINEKNIGQFERTILIAEENSSVSYIEGCSAPIRNNYQLHAAVVEVILHHNAKVKYSTVQNWFSGSNKKGGILNFVTKRALCQGNHSKMSWTQSETGSAITWKYPSVILKGNNSIGEFFSVSLTNGLQQADTGTKMIHLGINTKSTIISKSISTENSKNTYRGIVHIDKLAHNARNFTQCDSILIGDKCSTHTYPKLNILNNNSQVEHEATTSKIGEEQIFFCLQRGLNIDNAISIIINGFCKEIFLNFPLEFAVEAQRLLSISLENSIG, encoded by the coding sequence ATGAAAAATAATATATTTAATAAGGATCAGAAATATTATATTAAACCAAAATATAAAGAAGGTTTTATAACAAAATTAAAAAACGAACAATTAATTTCAGGTATTAATCTGAATATTATTCATAATATATCCAATATACGCAAAGAACCTAAATGGATGTTAGATTTCAGATTAAAAGGATATAAATCTTGGTCTAATAGTATTGAACCACATTGGTTAAATGGATATTTTAAAAACTTAAATTATCAAAATTATATTTATTATTCTGCACCATTTTATGAAGAATCTCATAATATAAAAGATAAATATTTTACTCATGAAGTAAAACAAACTTTTGATAAATTAAATATACCAGTAAATAGTAATAAAAATATAGCTGTTGATGCAATTTTTGATTCTGTTTCAGTAATTACTACACATCAAAAAATGTTATTAAAAAAAGGTATTATTTTTTGTTCATTAAATGATGCTATTAAAAATTATCCAATATTAGTTAAAAAATATTTAGGTTCTGTTGTACCAGCTAATGATAATTTTTTTGCGGCATTGAATGCAGCTGTTGCTTCAGATGGTACATTTATTTATATTCCTAAAAATACCCATTGTCCTATTGAATTATCTACTTATTTTCGTATTAATGAAAAAAATATTGGGCAATTTGAACGTACAATTTTAATTGCAGAAGAAAATAGTAGTGTTAGTTATATAGAAGGTTGTTCGGCTCCTATTAGAAATAATTATCAGTTACATGCAGCAGTTGTTGAAGTAATCTTACATCATAATGCTAAAGTTAAATATTCTACTGTACAAAATTGGTTTTCGGGTAGCAATAAAAAAGGAGGAATATTAAATTTTGTTACTAAAAGAGCTTTATGTCAAGGTAATCATAGTAAAATGTCATGGACACAATCTGAAACGGGATCTGCTATTACATGGAAATATCCTAGTGTTATTTTAAAAGGTAATAATTCTATTGGAGAATTTTTCTCAGTATCATTAACTAATGGATTACAACAAGCAGATACAGGGACTAAAATGATACATTTAGGTATAAATACTAAATCAACTATTATTTCTAAAAGTATTTCTACAGAAAATAGCAAGAATACTTATAGAGGTATAGTGCATATAGACAAACTAGCACATAATGCTCGAAATTTTACTCAATGTGATTCTATTCTTATTGGTGATAAATGTAGCACTCATACTTATCCTAAATTAAATATTTTAAATAATAATTCACAAGTTGAACATGAAGCAACAACTTCTAAAATTGGAGAAGAACAAATATTTTTTTGTTTACAAAGAGGATTAAATATTGATAATGCTATTTCAATTATTATTAATGGTTTTTGTAAAGAAATTTTTTTGAATTTTCCTTTAGAATTTGCAGTTGAAGCACAAAGATTATTATCTATTAGTTTAGAAAATAGTATTGGTTAA
- a CDS encoding iron-sulfur cluster assembly accessory protein — MHTNNTLVHLECNQNNYQGLFLTNNAKIALIKIINKTLNKQNIILNIKKSGCLGYKYYIKLSHITDKYIMFKNNNIDLYIQKKNILFIDGTIIDYQIKEFSKKFIFYNKNIQNFCGCGESFNIKYSKEN, encoded by the coding sequence ATGCATACCAATAATACACTAGTACATTTAGAATGTAATCAAAATAATTATCAAGGTTTATTTTTAACTAATAATGCTAAAATAGCACTTATTAAAATCATAAATAAAACTTTAAATAAACAAAATATTATTTTAAATATAAAAAAATCTGGATGTTTAGGTTATAAATATTATATAAAATTATCACATATAACAGATAAATATATAATGTTTAAAAATAATAATATAGATTTATATATTCAAAAAAAAAATATTCTATTTATAGATGGCACAATAATTGATTATCAAATTAAAGAATTTAGTAAAAAATTTATATTTTATAATAAAAATATTCAAAATTTTTGTGGTTGTGGAGAAAGTTTTAATATTAAATATTCAAAAGAGAATTAG
- the murJ gene encoding murein biosynthesis integral membrane protein MurJ, with the protein MNLLKSLTTVSIITLFSRLLGFIRDSLIARIFGAGIYSDSFFIAFKLPNLLRRIFAEGAFSQAFTPILAEYKNTRTEKDTKHFIASILGILLIILTTIVLLGIIFSSYIISIIAPGFVNTDYKLSLTSKILKITFPYILLISLSSLASSILNIWKNFFVPAITPILLNFSMIICILIFPVVLQPPILILAWSVLFGGFLQIAYQLIYLKQINMLVLPTLKMLSHGVIRVFKKMATAIIGVSATQISLLINSGLASFLVTGSITWIYYADRLMELPVGMFGIALTIVLLPSLTDAYTKNNEEEYNHLIDIGLRLCFLLIIPSSLILGFLSKSLLITLFQYGQFTYFDILMTQNNLMIYAFGLLFLIVSKVLALAFYARQNVITPVRVSIFVLIITQFISPIFIYFFKHIGFAIAICLAAFLNVIFLLYKLLKNKIYKPQPGWFYFLYRILIVTIVLSIVLIYFKSIISERWLILSTFITRITYMFSICMFVFIIYIITLFLLGFRMKQFSINNFIK; encoded by the coding sequence ATGAATTTGTTAAAATCATTAACAACTGTTAGTATAATAACATTATTTTCTAGATTATTAGGTTTCATTAGAGATAGTCTTATTGCAAGAATTTTTGGAGCTGGTATTTATAGTGATTCTTTTTTTATTGCATTTAAATTACCTAATTTATTAAGACGTATATTTGCAGAAGGTGCATTTTCACAAGCATTTACTCCAATATTAGCTGAATATAAAAATACAAGAACAGAAAAAGATACAAAACATTTTATAGCTTCAATATTAGGTATATTGTTAATTATATTAACAACTATAGTATTATTAGGTATAATATTTTCATCATATATTATTTCAATAATAGCACCAGGTTTTGTTAATACTGATTATAAATTATCATTAACATCTAAAATATTAAAAATAACATTTCCTTATATATTATTAATATCTTTATCTTCTTTAGCAAGTTCAATATTAAATATTTGGAAAAATTTTTTTGTTCCAGCTATAACACCTATATTATTAAATTTTAGTATGATTATTTGTATATTAATTTTTCCTGTAGTATTACAACCACCTATATTAATTTTAGCTTGGTCTGTTTTATTTGGAGGATTTTTACAAATTGCATATCAATTAATTTATTTAAAACAAATAAATATGCTAGTATTACCTACATTAAAAATGCTTAGTCATGGTGTTATTAGAGTGTTTAAAAAAATGGCTACAGCAATTATAGGAGTATCTGCAACACAAATTTCTTTATTAATTAATTCAGGTTTAGCTTCATTTTTAGTAACAGGTTCTATTACATGGATTTATTATGCTGACCGTTTAATGGAATTACCAGTAGGCATGTTTGGTATAGCATTAACAATTGTTTTATTACCATCCTTAACAGACGCTTATACTAAAAACAATGAAGAAGAATATAATCATTTAATAGATATTGGATTACGTTTATGTTTTTTATTAATTATACCTAGTTCTTTAATTTTAGGTTTTTTATCTAAATCATTATTAATTACTCTATTTCAATATGGACAATTTACATATTTTGATATTTTAATGACCCAAAATAATTTAATGATATATGCATTTGGTTTGTTATTTTTAATAGTTTCTAAAGTATTAGCATTAGCATTTTATGCTAGACAAAATGTTATTACTCCTGTAAGAGTTTCTATTTTTGTATTAATAATAACTCAATTTATTAGTCCAATATTTATTTATTTTTTTAAACATATTGGTTTTGCCATTGCAATATGTTTAGCTGCTTTTTTAAATGTCATTTTTTTACTTTATAAACTATTAAAAAATAAAATTTATAAACCACAACCAGGATGGTTCTATTTTTTATATCGTATATTAATAGTAACTATTGTCTTAAGTATAGTATTAATATATTTTAAAAGTATAATTTCAGAAAGATGGTTAATTTTATCAACATTTATAACACGTATAACATATATGTTTAGTATATGTATGTTTGTTTTTATTATATATATAATTACATTATTTTTATTAGGTTTTAGAATGAAACAGTTTTCAATAAATAATTTTATAAAATAA
- the ribA gene encoding GTP cyclohydrolase II, producing MIIQEVSRANLPTNWGSFIIIGFEEIYNKKNHIALVYGINNFNKTSVLTRIHSECLTGDVFSSLRCDCGPQLQLSLSKITKEKCGILIYHRQEGRNIGLINKIKAYYYQDYGLDTIQANHKLGFNNDERNYIICAEILKILGIYNIKLLTNNMNKIYSLQQAGINVIKRIPLIIKPNQYSFKYLYTKKYKMGHIL from the coding sequence ATGATTATTCAAGAAGTATCAAGAGCTAATTTACCAACAAACTGGGGATCTTTTATCATTATTGGTTTTGAAGAAATATATAATAAAAAAAATCATATTGCATTAGTTTATGGTATAAATAATTTTAATAAAACTTCTGTTTTAACAAGAATACATTCAGAATGTTTAACAGGAGATGTATTTTCTAGTTTACGTTGTGATTGCGGTCCTCAGTTACAACTGTCTTTATCAAAAATTACAAAAGAAAAATGTGGTATATTAATTTATCATAGACAAGAAGGAAGAAATATTGGTTTAATCAATAAAATTAAGGCTTATTATTATCAAGATTATGGTTTGGATACTATCCAAGCAAATCATAAATTAGGTTTTAATAATGATGAAAGAAATTATATTATATGTGCAGAAATATTAAAAATATTAGGTATATATAATATAAAATTATTAACTAATAATATGAATAAAATATACAGCTTACAACAAGCAGGAATTAATGTTATAAAACGTATACCTTTAATTATTAAACCTAATCAATATAGTTTTAAATATTTATATACTAAAAAATATAAAATGGGACATATTTTATAA
- the sbcB gene encoding exodeoxyribonuclease I: MKQENEFSFLFYDYETFGLHTQDDRIAQFACIRTNINLDIIEKPIILYNKLSKDYLPNLNTITIHNFDYQYILNNSKCENIFAKNIYNIFSRNNTCILGYNNISFDDEFSRNLFYRNFYDSYSWSWQNNNSRWDILRLVKACNILRPKGINWPKKDNKTIFNLGKIIEVNNIPIHDKLHDALTDVYSTIAITKLIKLKQPLLFNYFFKYRLKTELNKIINIYNIYPVIHINNIYTNTNNSVGCVVPLLFNPYNNNNLIIFDLTYNIKDFLNKIIEKKHVNKQFIIKYIKYINMNQIPIIVPLKVLNITDIKRLNFNILYYFNNFILLKKNLDKIINFIKSNFIEKKYVNINNAINIYNVDKLLYNNFFPKQDIKKFNYIQKQYFHKNHKLYPFQDPRANILFFKYRSRHFFHTLNSMEINQWQQYIFNKFDLNFIKDYIKQINNLLVNNHLTNTKKIFLKKILSYVHNLYIIKLNNLN, encoded by the coding sequence ATGAAACAAGAAAATGAATTTAGTTTTTTATTTTATGATTATGAAACTTTTGGGTTGCATACTCAAGATGATCGTATTGCACAATTTGCTTGTATACGTACAAATATTAATTTAGATATAATAGAAAAACCTATTATTTTATATAATAAATTATCTAAAGATTATTTGCCTAATCTTAATACTATTACTATTCATAATTTTGATTATCAATATATACTTAATAATAGTAAATGTGAAAATATATTTGCTAAAAATATTTATAATATTTTTTCACGTAATAATACCTGTATTTTAGGTTATAATAATATTTCTTTTGACGATGAATTTAGTAGAAATTTATTTTATCGTAATTTTTATGATTCATATTCTTGGTCTTGGCAAAATAATAATAGTCGTTGGGATATATTACGCTTAGTTAAAGCATGTAATATTTTACGTCCTAAAGGAATCAACTGGCCTAAAAAAGATAATAAAACTATTTTTAATCTTGGGAAAATAATAGAAGTTAATAATATTCCTATACATGATAAATTACATGATGCTTTAACCGATGTATATTCTACTATAGCTATTACTAAATTAATTAAATTAAAACAACCTTTATTATTTAATTATTTTTTTAAATATCGTTTAAAAACAGAATTAAATAAAATAATAAATATATATAATATATACCCTGTTATTCATATTAATAATATTTATACAAACACTAATAATAGTGTAGGTTGTGTAGTACCATTACTTTTTAACCCATATAATAATAATAATTTAATTATTTTTGATTTAACATATAACATAAAAGATTTCTTAAATAAGATAATAGAAAAAAAACATGTAAATAAACAATTTATTATAAAATATATAAAATATATAAATATGAATCAAATTCCTATTATAGTACCTTTAAAAGTTTTAAATATTACAGATATTAAACGTTTAAATTTTAATATTTTATATTACTTCAATAATTTTATTTTATTAAAAAAGAACTTAGATAAAATTATAAATTTTATTAAATCAAATTTTATAGAAAAAAAATATGTAAATATTAATAATGCAATTAATATCTATAATGTAGATAAATTATTATATAATAATTTTTTTCCTAAACAAGATATAAAAAAATTTAATTATATACAAAAACAATATTTTCATAAAAATCATAAATTATATCCTTTTCAAGATCCTAGAGCTAATATATTATTTTTTAAATATAGATCTAGACATTTTTTTCATACATTAAATAGTATGGAAATTAATCAATGGCAACAATATATATTTAACAAATTTGATTTAAATTTTATAAAAGATTATATTAAACAAATTAATAATTTATTAGTTAATAATCATCTTACTAATACAAAAAAAATATTTTTAAAAAAAATATTATCATATGTACATAATTTATATATCATAAAATTAAATAATTTAAATTAA
- a CDS encoding DedA family protein: protein MLNFTKIITHYGYLMVFLGSLIEGETFVIIAGLLANKNMLSFYKIVIIAVIGSFIGDQFLFYLGQRYSTQILYFLNKYNFKIKKYYNIIRNYPYIFILVIRFIYGLRLVGPIIIGIINVSLLEFIIFNIIGAIIWAFIFTSAGYFFGGIITTLIIDLNKIIKYLLCTIIILFIIKLIYKKYIKKKNSK from the coding sequence ATGTTAAATTTTACTAAAATAATAACCCATTATGGTTATTTAATGGTTTTTTTAGGTTCTCTTATAGAAGGTGAAACATTTGTTATTATAGCTGGATTATTAGCTAATAAAAATATGTTATCATTTTATAAAATAGTTATTATAGCAGTTATTGGATCATTTATAGGAGATCAATTTTTATTTTATCTAGGACAAAGATATAGTACACAAATTTTATATTTTTTAAATAAATATAATTTTAAAATTAAAAAATATTATAATATAATACGTAATTATCCTTATATTTTTATTTTAGTAATAAGATTTATATATGGATTAAGATTAGTTGGTCCTATTATTATTGGTATAATTAATGTTTCTTTATTAGAATTTATTATTTTTAATATTATTGGTGCTATAATATGGGCATTTATATTTACTAGTGCAGGATATTTTTTTGGAGGTATTATAACTACATTAATAATAGATTTAAATAAAATTATTAAATACTTATTATGTACAATAATTATATTATTTATAATTAAACTAATATATAAAAAATATATTAAAAAAAAAAATAGTAAATAA
- a CDS encoding NADH-quinone oxidoreductase subunit N: protein MINSITIFTPFITIITTIIILFITISIKRNNLISCFITIIGLIITIISILVFKNNINYDYLFVYNNYYNFFSIILLLISIITCIIAYPWLNKLIHNKDEFYLLIIIISLGGIVLNYTNNFILMLVGLELISIPMFGLIIYNVGSKQSLESSIKYTILSIISSSCLILGISLIYIEYGNLNFINLTNVMINMYNSNNHIHLDIIGICFILFSLGFKLSIVPFHLWTPDIYEGSPTIVTMFLSTFSKTVIFILLHKLLICFYMSYTNQIIIYKILLLLSILSIIFGNIMALTQINIKRILGYSSISHMGYLLTILLYNRINLQNNTVILTTIGIYIISYIINNIGIFGVMSLHSQNVSHYDKYHTDNIYNYRGLFWYNPLYAFILTIMLFSLAGIPISIGFIAKFYIMYLNLYMGIWYLIFILILGSIIGLYYYLRIIISLYLIPPTIHTMNINKKFKKTHNTLLIEIILLLLTILTIIFGLYPEPIIQIIKRLI, encoded by the coding sequence ATGATAAATTCAATTACAATATTTACACCATTTATTACTATTATTACAACAATTATTATATTATTTATTACTATAAGTATTAAACGTAATAATTTAATTAGTTGTTTTATAACTATAATAGGTTTAATTATAACTATAATTTCTATATTAGTTTTTAAAAACAATATTAATTATGATTATTTATTTGTTTATAATAATTATTATAATTTTTTTTCAATAATTTTATTATTAATAAGTATTATTACATGTATTATAGCTTATCCATGGTTAAATAAACTTATTCATAATAAAGATGAATTTTATTTATTAATTATTATTATTTCTTTAGGTGGAATAGTTTTAAATTATACAAATAATTTTATTCTTATGTTAGTAGGACTAGAGTTAATTTCTATACCTATGTTTGGATTAATTATTTATAATGTTGGTTCAAAACAATCTTTAGAATCAAGTATAAAATATACTATTTTATCAATTATATCTTCATCATGTTTAATATTAGGAATTTCATTAATATATATAGAATATGGTAATTTAAATTTTATAAATTTAACAAATGTTATGATAAATATGTATAATTCAAATAATCATATTCATTTAGATATAATTGGTATATGTTTTATATTATTTAGTTTAGGATTTAAATTATCAATAGTACCTTTTCATTTATGGACTCCTGATATTTATGAAGGTTCTCCTACTATAGTTACTATGTTTTTATCAACATTTAGTAAAACTGTAATTTTTATATTATTACATAAATTATTAATATGTTTTTATATGAGTTATACAAATCAAATAATAATATATAAAATATTACTTTTATTATCTATATTATCAATAATTTTTGGTAATATTATGGCTCTTACACAAATTAATATAAAACGTATTCTAGGATATTCTTCTATATCTCATATGGGTTATTTATTAACTATATTACTTTATAATAGAATAAATTTGCAAAACAATACTGTAATATTAACTACAATTGGAATATATATTATTAGTTATATTATTAATAATATAGGAATATTTGGTGTTATGAGTTTACATTCACAAAATGTAAGTCATTATGATAAATATCATACAGATAATATTTATAATTACAGAGGATTGTTTTGGTATAATCCTCTGTATGCTTTTATATTAACTATTATGTTATTTTCTTTAGCTGGTATACCTATTTCTATAGGATTTATTGCAAAATTTTATATTATGTATTTGAATCTTTATATGGGAATATGGTATTTGATTTTTATACTGATATTAGGTAGTATTATTGGTCTATATTATTACTTACGTATTATTATAAGTTTATATTTAATACCTCCAACAATTCATACTATGAATATAAATAAAAAATTTAAAAAAACACATAATACTTTGTTAATAGAGATTATTTTATTATTACTAACTATATTAACAATAATATTTGGGTTATATCCTGAACCTATTATACAAATTATTAAAAGATTAATTTAA
- the nuoM gene encoding NADH-quinone oxidoreductase subunit M: MLLPLFILIPFISGLICWYIEKINYKLPRLLSLISMIIVFSLSLFELIIHPHNYHIHNILPICYTEFIVSWIPSLGISFHLALDGLSIIMIMLTGILGIVAVLCSWNEINKWHGLFHLNLLWILSSVIGVFLSVDMFLFFLFWEIMLIPMYFLISLWGHNSIHHLSRIKAATKFFIYTQISGFFLLIGILILVVLHQKTTGILTFEYNQLLNIPKSLTIEYIIMLCFFIAFAIKIPIVPLHGWLPDAHSQAPTAGSVDLAGILLKTAAYGLLRFALPLCPITSEKFAIIPILIGMINIFYGSWMACTQYDIKKIIAYTSIAHMGFILIGIYSHSKIAYQGVIIQMIAHGISAAAQFILCGQIYERLKTRNIHNMGGLWKIINLLPGLFLFFSLASLGLPGTGNFIGEFLILLGAFNKYPILISIATFGILFASIYSLNMMQKIFYGPCIINHNLNKMMIREKIIILFLLILLLILGFYPQPILNISYNIINNIYYN; the protein is encoded by the coding sequence ATGTTACTACCTTTATTTATTTTAATTCCTTTTATAAGTGGATTAATTTGTTGGTATATTGAAAAAATAAACTATAAATTACCTCGTTTATTATCTTTAATATCTATGATTATAGTATTTAGTTTATCATTATTCGAATTAATAATTCATCCTCATAATTATCATATACATAATATATTACCAATATGTTATACAGAATTCATAGTATCTTGGATACCAAGTCTAGGCATTTCTTTTCATTTAGCATTAGATGGTTTATCTATAATAATGATTATGTTAACTGGTATATTAGGCATAGTAGCTGTATTATGTTCTTGGAATGAAATAAATAAATGGCATGGACTTTTTCATTTAAACTTATTATGGATTTTAAGTAGTGTGATTGGAGTATTTTTATCTGTAGATATGTTTTTATTTTTTTTATTTTGGGAAATTATGTTAATACCTATGTATTTTTTAATATCTTTATGGGGTCATAATTCTATCCATCATTTAAGTCGTATTAAAGCAGCTACAAAATTTTTTATTTATACACAAATCAGTGGTTTTTTTTTATTAATTGGTATTTTAATACTAGTAGTATTACACCAAAAAACTACAGGAATATTAACTTTTGAATATAATCAATTATTAAATATACCTAAATCTTTAACTATAGAATATATAATTATGTTATGTTTTTTTATAGCTTTTGCTATAAAAATACCTATAGTTCCTTTACATGGATGGTTGCCTGATGCACATAGCCAAGCACCTACTGCTGGTTCAGTAGATTTAGCGGGAATTTTATTAAAAACTGCTGCATATGGCTTATTAAGATTTGCTTTACCTTTATGTCCTATTACTTCAGAAAAATTTGCTATTATACCTATATTAATAGGTATGATTAATATTTTTTATGGATCATGGATGGCATGTACACAATATGATATAAAAAAAATTATAGCTTATACTTCTATTGCACATATGGGATTTATTTTAATAGGTATTTATAGTCATAGTAAAATAGCATATCAAGGTGTAATAATACAGATGATTGCTCATGGAATATCTGCTGCTGCTCAATTTATTTTATGTGGCCAAATATACGAACGTTTAAAAACAAGAAATATTCATAATATGGGAGGATTGTGGAAAATTATAAATCTTTTACCAGGATTATTTTTATTTTTTTCTTTAGCGAGTTTAGGGCTTCCAGGTACAGGAAATTTTATAGGTGAATTTCTAATTTTATTAGGTGCTTTTAATAAATATCCAATACTAATTAGTATTGCAACTTTTGGTATATTATTTGCAAGTATTTATTCTTTAAATATGATGCAAAAAATTTTTTATGGTCCTTGTATAATCAATCATAATTTAAATAAAATGATGATAAGAGAAAAAATAATAATTTTATTTTTATTAATCTTACTATTAATATTAGGTTTTTATCCACAACCAATTTTAAATATTTCTTATAACATTATTAACAATATATATTATAATTAA